The following nucleotide sequence is from Desulfobaccales bacterium.
TCCGCCGGCGTTGTTCTGCCCTCGTGATGGGTGTAGGTGGTCGTCGGCAGATTATCCACCACCGCGGTGAGCAGCACCACCGCAATATCCTTGAAATTCGGGTCGCGCTTGATCTCTTCGCAGGTCACATAGCCGTCTTTGTTAGGCATCATGACATCCAATATGACCAGAGCGGGCTTCTCTTGTCTGATTTTCTCCCAGGCCTGGACCCCGTCGTAGGCTTTAGCGATCCTATAATTATTGGACTCAAGCTTGGTGGATACCATGTCCACCAGATCGGGATCGTCATCCACCACCAAAATAAGTTCCTTGTCACTCATGGTTTGCCTCCTCGTACGTTTTGAGC
It contains:
- a CDS encoding response regulator; its protein translation is MSDKELILVVDDDPDLVDMVSTKLESNNYRIAKAYDGVQAWEKIRQEKPALVILDVMMPNKDGYVTCEEIKRDPNFKDIAVVLLTAVVDNLPTTTYTHHEGRTTPADDFIPKPIDLDKLVGIVQENLMR